DNA from Castor canadensis chromosome 3, mCasCan1.hap1v2, whole genome shotgun sequence:
GAAGATTTCACTCTGAGCCTAGGTGGGCACACTGGAGGGATAGGAGGTGGGAAGCTGACGTCAAAGGAAGTATGGTTGGATCTCAATCTACAGTAATTATCTCCCCAGGAGGGGAGGAGATCAGAAATCAGCCTAGAAACATCAGCAGTGCTCTGCAGTACAGTGAAGCACACTCTGAGAGCACCCTGCAGTAGCTGGGTCACACTTGGGGTGGAAACTAAATGGTGTGGAGCAAATGGAGTCACAGTCACAAGCACGGGACAGGCGCCAAGGGCTGAGCCGGCCTCACTCATTTCATTTCTCAACTTTGCCTCAACATTGTGCAGTTGGAATTTTGTACCCATTTTGGGTTAAGAAGACAGAGGATCCTGGGTGGAGCCACTTGCTAAGGGTGACAGAAATGTGACCGATATTCCCATCTCATTGACTCTGATCCAGTTACACATTCTGAAAATAGGGCTTTGCCTCTTGAATGGAGGTGATGCCTACTCTGTGTCTCAGGTGAGACACACCGTCTCACTCACTCATCCACAATCCACACAGCTGCCAGCTGCTCCTTGCTCTGAACCCTGGACTCCAGCCTCTCTGCATTCAGGGGCCCCATTTTCCCCTTTATATCTCTTTGCTGTTCTGGCCAGATTTAGAAGAGGCACAAGAAGCATTCTAGGTTTTCAGATCCTCCCCAATTATTCACAGAGGTGAGCCAATGGCTGCACCCCATAAATCCATGCAATGGCCAGGAGCATCTTTCTGGAAGGCACTAATTCTGCTCCAGTGCAAGGTCCTCCTGTTGGTCCAGCAGCTCAGGTGGACTTGGGGGTTCCTGGCCTTTCAGCCTCGTGGCCTCCTGGTCCCTAAGAGCTCTGCTGAGTAGCATTTGTTTCATGTTTGCTGTTGTCTATGCAAAACTTCTGGTCTGCACACCCCTCAGATGATTGCTATTAAGAGCCAAATACCACAACCAACTTGTATGTGTACCCAGCAGAGGCTGTTTCCAGGACTCCCTTCCTCTTTCAGTTTTAGCTAGCTGCTAGGTTTCCAGTTAGCACAGAAGCAAtatttgttatcatttttttttgcatCCACCATACGCCATGCTGTGCTAGGCTGGACATGGTGCATGAAGGATTTCATTTAGTAATCATACAGTGCTCTGTGAAGAACTGTTCTCGCCCACCTTCCATGAATGAAAACTGAAGCTGTGAGAGGTGGAGGCCCTGCCCAAGAGCTCCCACAGCTCAGAGCCAAGTTTAGACCTGCTTCTCCCAGCAACCCTTGCTCCTTTACACCTGCTGCTTGTCAGAGGTGGGCTCCTTTGCTTCTTCAATTTAAGACTCCAAATCCTAAAGAATTCTGGCAAAGCTTGCCCATGGGTGGAAGATCAGGCATTCTGAACCCAGAAGAAGGAAGATGCTAATAAAGCCAGATCTGCTCTTCAATTCCTCCCTCCAGTAGggcagaggaaaagaagagaaagaagcaatTCCATCCAGGAAAAGCAGCTGCCATTCATTAGGTGCTCTAGGTAAGGTGCCAGGAGGCCCTGTCCTTTGCACCTTCCACACACTAGCCCCATGATTGTCACTATATCCCTAGAAGGTAGGAGCAATTTATTTCTGCACAGCACAGGAAGAAAGTGAGACACAAAGAGGCAAATAGCCAAAGAAGGCCTAGTTTCCATGAGCAGACCTGGAATATAGCCACAGAGGGGTCAGAACCAGTGTTTGGAAACTCAGCCAGCCAACTGTTTCCAATTTGTCCCTTGTCATAGGGTAAAATTCCAACTCTTAAACTGGCATCCAAGGCTTTCACAGTCTAACTCAATGTTCTCCCTCTGGCTCCATCACCACCATGCAATTCTGCCTCCATACTGGATGATGCGCTCCATCATGGTTGGCCAGGAAAACTTGGACATCTCTCCTGGGCCCAGGAAGGATACACAGATGAACACAATATAATTCCTAGTTTTTGGGAGCTTGTCATCAAACAGACTATCCCACAATGAACTGTGCCACATGGTGGATCTACCAGGGTGCTAGAGAGAGAAGCCCCTGGCATGTTCTGGGTCAGAGAAGATGGACAGCTAATCTTAATCCCTGTGATGTGTCATGTTAGCCTTGAAGGTTGAAGAGGATTTTGACaagcaaaaaagggaaaatgagaggCATTTCAGCACAAAGCCCCAGAGTCCTGAAAGTGTAGTGCCACATAATTGGGGTACAAACTGACTGTGGTTATGCATACAGGGGCTTCTAGGTCTGTTTTATTTATAGACAGAGAGAGGGCTGACTTGAGATGTGGTACCTTGTGTTTTCTAAGCAGCACTCACAGGCAGTGTGGTTTGGTCTAAAGTTTACACTCTGAATGAACATGTGAAGAAGTCAGGATGGCAGAAAGCAGGAGACAATCTCTAGCTTTTCTTGGTGCCCAGAGCCACAGCCTAGACTACAGTGGGTGCTCAGAAGTGCAGAGGGCTTGCTCCACAGCCCACTGCTTCTTACCTGAATAGTGGTTCACCAGGTCCTCCAGGCACTGGAAAGTGAGTCTTGGTGAGATGTAGTACCAGTTGTTGGGCAGGCGGAAGATGCGGTAGTGTTTCACCTGTCTGTGCCTCACCGACAGCGAATAGAAACCTGAGAGAGGTGACAGGGAGTTAATAGCATCCACATGTCTCCACCCGAATGTGCCAGGTGAGCAGCCCACCTCCACCAAGGCAGAGAGCTGCTCACCTTGGGTCACCAAGGGACACTAGGACATATTACTTGTGTGAGCGGGAGCCCCTCCACAGCTGGAATTTCTCTTAGGTGAAGCTACTGCTTAAAGCCCTCAGCATGCTACCTCACGTTCTCCTAAATGTACTGGTAATGACCTTGCTGACACAGGTCTCCAAGCTGTCTCTCTTGCTGTTTGAGAAGACGTTTGGGGTGTCCCTGCGACTCCAGAGGCGGCACTCATGGCCTACAGCTTGGCTGCTGCCTTGGATCAGTTTCTGTGGTCCTTGAACCCTTCCCGAGTGCTCACGGAGAAGTGTTAACTTCTCCTTCAGCCCCTTTCCGCCAGTGCCACCGCAGCACATATCAGTGGAACTCACTGTTATGCCACCTTCCCTGTCTCGACTTAAATTTGGTTTTCTTAGAAATGTGGAACAAATGGCTGTTAGGATGTTGATGTGAAAGGCATCATTTCTCCTTCAGTGTCATTAATGGCCCAACACGGGTTGGTAAGAGAACCCAGCATGTACcatcctctcttacagcctctgTTTCCCTGAGTGGAAAAGGCGAGAACTGGACTGAGGTCATGTTTAAGTGTCCCTCTGTTCCATCCTCTGGGGTCTCTGGAGTGCAACTTTCAAAAGGTAGTGAGAGGGGGCAGTGATGATGTCCCTGGGGTCTGTGCTGGGCAGAGGTTAAGCCACTTTGAGCAATAACTCTCTGCCCATTCTCATGAAGGCTAGCAGGGACTGTCCCCATGTGTTGTATTGACAGAGAAAGCACCCTGAGTGAGGAGTACAGAGCACACTGCTTACAGACAGCAGCCCTGGGTGTGGCCTCCTGGCCTATCATGAGGGGCCTGCAGACCTGGCTGTACTCTGGCCTGCTCACTGAACCACTGATAGTGCGACTTCTATGGGAACTGGATGAGTACGGCATCCGGGTCTAGGGGGCAAGTGGAAAACCATCAGAACTTTGCATACCCAGGAGTGGAGCAGATCTTCCCTGGCGGGTGGTATTTTTCCACTGAGCTGTGGTGCCCTGTGGACCTCCCTGCCTTTGACCAGCCCATCCTAGGAGGCTATGAGTCTGGAGGTCCCACCTCCAGGGACTCCTGGGACATGCACAAGgcctcttgcctctgctttcATCTTGCTCTCCCCCTGCACATTCAGGTTGTCCtaggatttttaaaatcacatatgtACAGCCCCTGCTTCCCACAGCCTGGCTGCCACTCTTCTTGGCAATGCCTCCAGCTCCAGGTGGCCCACCACTTAGTAGGTGGCCAGGAAATAGTCCTCCCGatgctcttttttcttctctgacaGCAAGTGAGCAAGAAGCTGGCTGAGAACTTAAAGGTCTCCTGTATTTAAAAAGTTGTAGTGATTACAAATGATTAGAGGCCTACCTCCTAAGTATTTTTGGCCCCTGTGACTTAAAGACCTGACTGTACCCCCAGCACAGAGCTAAGTGCTCTCCTACCATGAACCCCAAGCTGTAAATGAGGGAACATGGCTCAGAGAAGAGGTAGTCGCTTAGTAATTCATGGCTGAAACTAGGTTTTGGGACCCTGGCTCTGAGCTACAGAAGGGACTCGCTACTTCTGTGTTTACTGACACAGGAAGCTATAACGATAAGGATCATGGTGAGTGTGCAAGCACCGGCATCTGCTTGGCCTCATTCTCTACACTGTTTCATGTCATCGTGGGGCACAGAGGGAACTGGTGTGGAGGGCCTTGGTGTGTAGAAAGAACACCACAACTGTTATCTCATTTGAATATCACCACAACTCTACAAGGGAGGGGCTTTCTGTCCatgtcacagatgagaaaactgagttcaGAGAAGTAAATAACCTGCCTACGCACAAAGCCAGAGAACACAGGTTGGGCCTACAACAGCACCCACGTTCTGTGCACCCAGCCTGCTGACCACACCCAGCATTCGGTTTTGTTCTCAGTCGATGGAAAATTTTCCAACAGGAGTCAAGGGCTGCTCTCTCTTGGGCATGGCCTGTGGCAGAGCCCAGCCAGGCTGTTCCCTGTCTCCAGGCCTCTGGACCGCGTGGAtccatttgtgtgtgcatggtaGAGGAGGCAGATGAAGTCATGTGTGGAGACACAGCAGCTTACCTTTCTTGGTCTCACTCTCTCTGATCATGAAGGAGCCAATCTTTGTGTCTGGCAGCTGCAGCAGCTCCTCTGCCTTGTCCCTGCTCAGCCCTTCGAACAGCCAGCTGGGAAGGAAAAAGACAGCTATGAGCGGCCTGGGCCCTGCCATGGAAATCAAGACCAGCTAACTTAAGAGCTAGTATATGGTTAAGATCCATTTACTATAAATCTGCTGCAGTTACAAAGAGGAAAGATGTCAACtgaccattcattcattcaacaattcattcattcattcatacatatttacaacctttaaaataaaatgctccaAGAACCCATTTCGTGCCAGGTGTTAGGTAGTGATGACACAAGGTATATGggaccttttatttatttagcctGTTTCTCAAATGTCAGTTGGAATGTGTCTGTGCCTTTTTAGATaatacatgtgtattacaaaatGTTGCCATGAACCTTTGTGACATTTTGTCTGACATGGGGCCTTTACACTCAATGGTGCacaccctccctgccccctctctttGTTAGGTTTTTCTTGGTGTCCAGGGCATCATGTATGGTACAGAACTGTGATGACTGAGTGGACACTCACTCTCTGAGGAATAAGAGGTGGTGCATGGCTCCCCCAGAGAAGCCCCACGTGGTGCTTTTCTCATTTCCTCCTGGCCTTCGCTGTCCTGAGGTGTTTAAACACAATTGTCATTGCACCATGCATATGTGTTTCTTGCTTTTTACAGTTAAtggttaagaaaaagaaatttggccCAGTGTATGTGACAAATGTTCATTCAAGTCCTTTCATAAAGTCCCACTTACAAAGATAAAGGTAACAAAATAGTAGCAGCAGCCATGTAGGAAACTGGTTATTTTAGCGCATTGCCTACTGTCATGCCCATATGAAATCAAGTGCTCATCTCCACTCCCCACAGCAGGTGGCCTTGTCTCTCTTTCACAGTAGAGCTTGTGGAGGCCCGGGGAGAAGATGAAGTCATTTATCCAGGTTGTCATGTCAGCAATGAGGGAAATTAGACCTATAATTCCATAGCCACTATAACTCATTGTCTCTCTTTCAAGTCTGTGTTGTAGGAATGTCATTGCCTCTACTAAATTGTCTGTCTCGTGGGATGCCCACCACCCCAGCGCCTCCCCACCCCTAGCTCCACTGCCCTCAATGTGAAGGCACTGATGCATGTTCCCTGCCCCTGATTTGGAAGTGGCAAGAGACTCGGGTCTCCTTCATGGGTCCACCTTTGCCATCCTAAGTGTAGAAGTGGTTTCTGGTACTCATGATTAAGATCACTAATACTACTATCAAATGCTCTGAATTCTGGTCTTCCAGTGGAAGCAGTGGTTCATTTCCAGGCATGTGGTGGCAGGGATGTGAAGTTATTCATTATTTATATCATGCTGTTTGcatccctccttcttctttcctctttgctATGCCTTGTACTCTGAGGTCTGACCTTGATAGGTGAGGAGACTGTTGCTGGACTGAGTCATTTTTCCAAAGCCTCTCCATGACATAAGGGAAGCCAGGTTAAGAGCCCAGGTGTGCTGCATGTCAGAGCCTCCCAGGAGGCCACGAGGCTGCACCTGCACAGCTGCAGGAGAAGCGATGGATGGTATTCGCTTCTTACCTGCCTAGCCTGATGCCTGGCACTCCTCCTGTGCTTGACCTCTCTGTTTGTCAAGGTGGCAGTGTGCATTTTCTGTGCTTCTGgataagtctttgataggaatccagcTAACATTTATCCAGCGTATGCTGTAATGTCTGGCCTTGCTCCAAGAGCTACCCAGATATCATCCACACCCCATTTCCCTGGAAACCTGTATGCGATCCTATTATGATGCATAATTGTCTTCCTTGTTCTATACTGTGCTGTTTTGGCAACTGTGGAAAGAAAACTGATGAGATGTAGAAAGTTGAGTAGCTGGTTCAGTGTCATAAGGGCAATAAGTGATGGTGTTTGAATCTCCACAGACTGACTTTTAGCTGCTAGACTGTGCTGTGTCCTGTGCTAACAATACCTGACTTGTCAGTGCTGTGTTCCAGGGGCACCATGGTCAAGTCAGAAGGTTCAGCTTCCATCATTTTATTGCTGGGGAAATTGAGTCCCAGGATTAGGACTGCATTGTTCCTGATGGTCTGGACAGGGGTGAGAATGTCCCCAATCAACCAATCCCTTCCTTTCCCTATATCATGCTGAAATATCTCTGTCATCTCATGATGACATAGAAATCATGATTAATGATGCTAATTGAGAAATGTACTCACCCGTGGTAAACTCTGGCCACACATATTCCAGGAATGTAGCTCTCCCGGCCAGTGCTAAGAGACATGGCTTTCCACCAGCCCCCTTCACTGTGAGAACAGAATGCACAGGAACAGGTGGGTAAGTAAATGGCAAAGCAAACCTGTCCAGGCAGCAGATTTAACCCAAGGCACCATGGGGCATTGCTTTTTAAAGGTCTGTCACTGGTCATGTTGTGAATCTCTCCACCTGAAAATTTGGTTTGTAAAGCATGCGTATCCAGTCGACAACCATCCCCCCTCCACCCTAAAGATACATTAGAAACCTCCCCACATGCCAGCAATGGCCACCCTTCAGGGATCAGTGGCTGATGTCCTCAACTAATGTTCATAGTTGGaagctttaaaataataaatgttttctgtGTTGTTTTATACCCTGAAGTATAACCAAAGACTATACCTATGTATCAACAAGGATTTAAATAAAAGGTGCTTAGAGTCCCTAGTTTGTCCTATGGACTGTTTGGAATTAGACCAGAGACAGCAGGAATAGAAGCCAATACTGTTTGTTTATCATCAAAATTGTTTTCAGACCCTGGGTTCTCCTTCTAGCTTGTCTTGGTATATAACATTACATGTGTGGTGAGAGAGGAGGCcaggaaaggaaacagaatttGAGTCCTAAAGGGTCTTGAAAACCCAGTCAAGGAATTTAAAATGTGTATAGCAGGCAATGGGGAACCATTGAAGGTTTTAGAGTGCTGGAATATTAAGGGGTGGGAGTCATAGAAGGGGTCAAATTTCTCACATTACAGTAGGGCCAGAGCCTATGTGAAACCGGACAAGAGTAGCTAAAAATCTAATGTTTCCCATCCAAACTGAGTTCATCATGTTTTGAAGTCTATAAAAGTTTTGAAAAGCTAAAAGCTAACTTACTCAGAAATCACACGCAGCTTCTCTCCTCGGCGGAATATCGGGGGGCTGATGTCAGGAGAGGGGTAGTCAGTCAGCACAGCTAGGAAGTCACTCTCCAGTCCTGGGAAGCAAAGCAAAGGAGTGTTTTGACTCAGCAGGAGCAGAAAGGCAGTGAGGAACAGTTCTGGGATTTTCCGCTGGAGTCCCTTCACTTGCACTCTAGGTGCCTCCCCTCAGGCTCTCCCTTGGGAGAGTCTGAAGAGCCCCAAGGATCAGGACACATCCTCCTATTTGCAGCCTGCTTTGGCCCCACtgttcttatttgaaaagtgGGAATCCCAAGCTGTAGTCACGAGACCTGGCTTCCAGGTCTGCCCTGTGTCTAGAGTTCTCAGTCTCTCCATTGTTGAAATGGGGCTGCTGCCTCATTCCAGGGCCCTTCTGAGATAACAGTTTGTGGCACTGTCAGGGATGACAGAGTGCTATCAACCCTCCCAGCCATTGCCTCAGGACCCCTCCCTGGACTGTGGGCCCCATATGTGTGGTGTTTAGGGGCAAGGGGATTTGTCTAAGTGATTCAGAGGACCCTTGAACTCAAActctgaggttaaaaaaaaataatttcttccatgCAGAGTGTGGGTACCACCAGAAATCTACTCAATAAGGACTTTTATTAGGATGGGGAAATGGAAGAACAGCTAGGGACTTTGTCATTGTcgtgaagttttaaaaaagaaaaacaccatctGGTTCCTATGAGGCCAGCTTCCTAGGCAGATATGGAGCTAagatgtgaattttctttttgatggcaaGGAATACTCCTGTCTAGTCTTAGCAATTTGCCATAATTACAGGCACAAGATCAGGGTAATGCTGGAGAAATACTGTGTGCTACCAAGCAATAGACAGACACTATATACCTCAATGGTTATCTCTGCCCCTGCTAGCTGGGCATCTGAGTTTGCAATGCTGAGTAATGATTTACTCATTCATCAGGCacttatttactgagcacctacccTGAGCCCAGCCGTCCCCCTACTCTCATGGAGCCTACATCCTCTTGAGATCACAGGAGGAGCTGTTCCATGTGCCCTGGCTCCAGAACGTCCTGgagaaatcccagcactcaggcaggCAGGCTGTGTGTCACCAACGGGCCACTTTCCAGGGTACGGACACCCCCTGCTGagatcccagactggcctcctaCAGCCTATGTGCCCTACCTCCAACTCTCAAGTCTTTTGGGCAGATTGTGTCAGAAGTGAGATTGAGGCCAGGATGAGTAATAGATTAGCAGGGTTGTCATGCAGGGTTTGGTTATCAAGTGACAAATGAATCAGAAACAAGTTATCACAGTGGAATAGCACACTCAAAAGTGCTGTTCATTTGGGGGAAACTGAGTCATGGCAATAAACTGCGTAAAAGCAAGAATTCCTGGGTGTGAGATAGAAACCCAATGACCTTTAGTGTACTTAAGTGTCtgggagctgggcactggtggctcacatttgtcatcctagctactcaggaggcagagatcaggaggattgcaattgaagccagccccaggcaaatagttctcaagaccctatctcaaaaaaacccttcaaaaaaagggctggtgagtggtggctcaaggtgtaggccctgagttcaaacccaggtactgccaaaaaaaaaaaattcagaggtcCTAAGAAACAGCAGCATCAGACCATGAAAAGGCCAACTTGGTGAGGTCTCTGACCTGTCCTGTTATGCACTTTGCCTGAACTGGCGGCGGGTGTGTGGGAAGTACTTTCCCTCATACTTTGCTTCACTGAATTAAGAAAAGAGGTTCTCTCCTTGTGTACTTCATACCCCACCTCAATAATTAGAGGTAGCACTATAGTTGTATGGGGTCTGAAGTCAGAAGTCCTCAGCTTTAGTAAGGGGTGGATCCAGATTTGGTGGTGCATGATGCTTATGCAAATTTGGAGGTcctctttaagaaaaagaatgtgaaatgGCACAGGCAAATGAAGTCCAGGTCCTAGGAGATGTTGTGCCAGTGAGGGGCCATGACGAGGTTTGTTCAGCTTTCTGGCAAGTCCCTCCCAGCTGCCCAGGCCAGCTGTATAGAGGCGAAGCCACTGGGCATGGGCCACCCTCCCCTTCCTGGACTGGGTTTCCTAGTTTGGAGAAGAACAGGCTGGAAATGCCTTCATGATGGAAACCCACTCTTCCCAGTCCAATGGTCCCTATATAAAAGGGACATCTGTTATCTCAGCTGGCTCAGCTGAGGGTGACATCCCTTTCTGAGACCCATTAGGCATCTCAGGCCTCAGAGTCTCTGTGTCGACCATTCCTTTCCTCTCCGCCTCTTTGTCACCTCTAGCCTCCCAGAGTCTCAGCCCTTTGCTTTCCTATACCCACTCTTATCCCCAGGAAGACTCCAGTTGCATATCACATGTGTGTGACCATGAGGGGATGTTTTCTCCCCACCTGGTGGTGAGtcctggggcaggggggaggctgagcatgtgtctttgtgtgtgcagGCCAAGTCTGACCTTGAGCCTACCCCTTAAAGGAGACTCCAGGAAGTATATGAAATGCAGGTGGAGCAGTCCCTATGCCATCAGGTCCTTAAGAATGGCCTCTGGGCTACATCTTTAGGTGGGCTAGGCAAAAGGCAGCCACCAAAAAGCCTCTTATCAAAAACAATGGCTAAAATGCGATACACAGAAGGTGTTGTGTGTGATGAGAGGTTTGTGGTTTGACATCTGATTTAAGGTTAAGACAAAACAGAGCAACCATCTTTTgtaatgtcaaaaacaaaaactaacagaaaCAGAAACGAAAGCAACGTCCCATTGTAGAAACAAGTGTTCCAGTGAAGGGAAAGGCACTTAAGTAGCTCAAGGTCCAGTATCACAGTAGCAAAGTAAATTTCCTGTGGAATTCCCAACACAGAGATGTGTTTATATTGAGAACACTGGACATCACCAAGACAACCTGGCATGTAAGTTTTTGCTAGGGTCTGATGACTTACTGGTCCTCACCTGTGTCCCCATCCCCTATCACCAGCACTAGAAAAGCAGAGGACAAGTCACCGGAAGTTACCACAACCTGCTATATACCTCAGGGTGGCATTCTGAGCAAGCAAGGGTGCCAGGACCCCTTCCCACCCTCTCTGAGTTTTGGTTCCTATAGGGAAATAAACGCCACATAGAACGTTTCTGTTTTTTCCCAAATTCAAACACATCAAGTACTCCTGGAACCCTCTGGCTTTGTGGTTTGAATCCAACCAGATAGCTGAGTGAAGTGGAGGGAGAAAGGTGCTGAGGGAGCTGGCTGGGGGTAGGGGAGGATGATGATCACAGGCTTAAGATAAGGAAGCAAATTAAGCGAAGAGATACCGAGAATGAAGGGAATCCAGAGAGAATTTTCAAAAGTGTTTTCTGGAAAGAGAATGGGCTTTGACTCAAATCAGACCTGGCTGAAATCCACCTCCTCCACTTAATAGCTCTGCAAAttgggaaaagatttattttaaactaATCTGAGCTCAAGTTCTTCccatataaaatgagaaatacaaaAATCTGCCTCTCGTGGTGAGTGACGGATATATGGGGTGGCTTCTGTGACTGGCAGTCAGCCCCATTTCTATACAGGGTACGTTACTATTCCATAACCCAAGACCTGTACCAGCCACATGCTCTGAACTTAGTGACTACTTGGCAGTACAGATTTGAGTGTATCTTATGGCCTTCTTGTCATCTAAACACAAACTCCATTTGGTGAGAacagaagatgaaatagaaaatacagaGTATTGGGTGATAGCTCAACTCAGCAATGAGTCAGAGGGAACAGAG
Protein-coding regions in this window:
- the Sla gene encoding src-like-adapter isoform X2 yields the protein MGNSMKSTPAPPERPLPSTDGLESDFLAVLTDYPSPDISPPIFRRGEKLRVISDEGGWWKAMSLSTGRESYIPGICVARVYHGWLFEGLSRDKAEELLQLPDTKIGSFMIRESETKKGFYSLSVRHRQVKHYRIFRLPNNWYYISPRLTFQCLEDLVNHYSEVADGLCCVLTTPCLTQNTPTPAVRAPSSPVTLRQKTFNWKRVPRLQEDPEGAENPLGVDESLFSYGLRESIVSYLSLTTDDTSPFDRKKKSMSLMYSGSKRKSSFFSAPPYFED